In a genomic window of Saccharothrix sp. HUAS TT1:
- a CDS encoding amino acid adenylation domain-containing protein — protein sequence MSADQGPTTGVYVFPASRAQYQMFFVQQVVGDAPTYHVPLCYRLSGAVDEAALRRAVAGSVARHEALRTRFALVDGELVQVVDPAAEPEFTVARSGPVDEWVAREAARPFDLERGPLFRAALLRLSDTESVLVLTMHHIVCDGWSADLVFGEVVEGYAAHVAGREPALPEPAFQYADYSGWQDEWLAGPSAAAQLAHWRDVLAHPLPTLELPAEGPGGPPAGADLPFDLPADAVARLRALAAESGATAFMALLAAFKVLLRELSGVDDVIVGTVSANRDRAEFAGTVGFLVNTLAVRTRLADEPTFRDVLHRVRDSALAAFAHQDVPFELVVEEVKPPRAGDRHPVFQVLFTFFEPGDGSRAAAGVGFTPFLLDSGTAKFPLTLEITGTGANFEYRSDLFGAEQVGRFAERYARLLRDVAADPDRPLTAVRAQPPAVADDWDEPAPYAAPTNAVEAVLAGIWSQVLGRDPVGIDDNYFEIGGDSIRSVQLLARAREHGLGIKVTDLVLHQTIRELAPRTALVGPERTADVGRLDLLAPADRELIGDDVADAYPLSALQAGMLYHSEAADSEQIYHNVATYHLRAEYSEAAWREAVRTAIARHEVLRTSFAVAGFGEPVQLVHADVPTPLTFEDLRGEADVAAAVTRRFRAERARPFDWTRPPLIRFHVQRRADDEVQLWIVEHHAIVDGWSGRSLFAELLTLYVRALGHDREVPPAPKARFRTFIALERAALADDAQRAFWTDLLHDVTASALPLGGPPTAEPDMAMTEFTVPAEVGAGLLALANRLRVSVRVVLLAAHLRVVSLLSGRDDVVTGVVYNGRSEETDGDRVLGLFLNTVPFRLRLDDGTWADLVRQVSDADVAIQPNRRFPLAELQRAHGGEPLFETFFNYTHFHVSRDQPSGDVLELLDEDSVVPTNFPFGAEFFRDAETGEVAIGLRHDRTRLDAEQVERARDYYLAALRALVADPDATHADAELRPERERALLAAWNDTDRHYPQPHLLHALTDGDPDAPAVRYGDTALTYREFDARANRLAHRLVELGVGPGTFVGVSARRSVELVVALHAVVRAGGAYLPLDPDNPRARTEEMVAQARPVVLLADWDLPGAHRLDLAAGYPDTPPATAVTPDDPAYLIFTSGSTGRPKGVVVPHRAIANRLLWMQDEYPIGPDDRVLQKTPYSFDVSVWEFFWPLMTGACLVVARPDGHRDPAYLTGLIREAGVTVLHFVPSMLRAFLDDDGVPACTSLRRVFASGEALPHDLQQRFLAAHPAELVNLYGPTEAAVDVSHWRCRDDGRPVVPIGRPIANVRLHVLDARRRPVPIGVAGELHIGGVGLADGYVGRPDLTAERFAGGLYRTGDLARRLPGGELEYLGRVDDQVKVRGFRVEPTEVEAVLGGHDGVRECAVVARDGALAAFFVGDADPAGLRAFLLDRLPEHMVPQLWQAVDAIPLSRNGKVDRKALAAVEVRRDRTSAGPATEAERVLLDVWREVLGIEEVGVLDTFAELGGHSLKALRLLTAVRKRFGRALPVTELLDGGTVRSIAALLTGDDAAVEDRPRLRVLRAGGDGTPVVLVHPAGGTLLAYRALVEAVDPGRPVHGVSAAARPAPTVGETADAYLDLLRGFPRYHLAGWSFGAVVAHEMAVRAPDRTASLTMVDPSYPGQYDTDGADLAEQLRFELGDEHVQDAAALLAVFEANVRAHARHRPGRHGGDAVFVQGEENREHDSAGRWAGHVAGRFDVHDLPADHFALVRPPHAAAVAALLDLDPDRGGRA from the coding sequence ATGAGCGCCGATCAGGGCCCCACCACCGGCGTCTACGTCTTCCCGGCGTCGCGCGCCCAGTACCAGATGTTCTTCGTCCAGCAGGTCGTCGGCGACGCCCCGACCTACCACGTGCCGCTGTGCTACCGGCTCAGCGGCGCGGTGGACGAGGCCGCGCTGCGCCGGGCCGTCGCGGGCTCCGTCGCCCGGCACGAGGCGCTGCGCACCCGCTTCGCGCTCGTCGACGGCGAGCTGGTGCAGGTCGTGGACCCGGCGGCGGAGCCCGAGTTCACCGTGGCGCGCTCCGGTCCGGTCGACGAGTGGGTGGCGCGCGAGGCGGCGCGGCCGTTCGACCTCGAACGCGGGCCGCTGTTCCGCGCCGCCCTGCTGCGCCTGAGCGACACCGAGTCCGTCCTGGTGCTGACCATGCACCACATCGTCTGCGACGGCTGGTCGGCCGACCTGGTGTTCGGCGAGGTGGTCGAGGGGTACGCCGCGCACGTCGCGGGCCGCGAACCCGCGCTGCCCGAGCCCGCCTTCCAGTACGCCGACTACTCCGGCTGGCAGGACGAGTGGCTGGCCGGTCCCTCGGCGGCGGCCCAGCTCGCGCACTGGCGCGACGTGCTGGCGCACCCGCTGCCGACCCTGGAGCTGCCCGCCGAAGGGCCTGGCGGGCCGCCGGCGGGCGCGGACCTGCCGTTCGACCTCCCGGCCGACGCGGTGGCCCGGCTGCGGGCGCTGGCGGCCGAGTCCGGCGCGACGGCGTTCATGGCGCTGCTGGCGGCGTTCAAGGTCCTGCTGCGCGAGCTGTCCGGTGTGGACGACGTGATCGTCGGCACGGTGTCGGCCAACCGCGACCGGGCGGAGTTCGCGGGCACGGTCGGGTTCCTGGTCAACACCCTGGCCGTGCGCACCCGGCTGGCCGACGAGCCCACGTTCCGCGACGTGCTGCACCGCGTGCGCGACAGCGCGTTGGCCGCCTTCGCCCACCAGGACGTGCCGTTCGAGCTGGTGGTGGAGGAGGTGAAGCCGCCGCGCGCGGGCGACCGGCACCCGGTGTTCCAGGTGCTGTTCACGTTCTTCGAGCCGGGCGACGGCTCCCGCGCCGCCGCCGGCGTCGGCTTCACGCCGTTCCTGCTCGACTCCGGCACGGCCAAGTTCCCGCTGACGCTGGAGATCACCGGCACGGGCGCGAACTTCGAGTACCGGTCGGACCTGTTCGGCGCCGAGCAGGTGGGCCGGTTCGCCGAGCGCTACGCGCGGCTGCTGCGGGACGTGGCCGCCGACCCGGACCGACCGCTCACGGCGGTGCGCGCACAGCCGCCGGCGGTGGCGGACGACTGGGACGAGCCCGCGCCCTACGCCGCGCCGACCAACGCGGTGGAGGCCGTGCTGGCGGGCATCTGGTCCCAGGTGCTCGGCCGCGACCCGGTCGGCATCGACGACAACTACTTCGAGATCGGCGGCGACTCGATCCGCAGCGTCCAGCTGCTGGCCCGGGCCCGCGAGCACGGCCTCGGCATCAAGGTGACGGACCTCGTGCTGCACCAGACGATCCGCGAGCTCGCGCCGCGCACCGCGCTGGTCGGGCCGGAGCGGACCGCCGACGTCGGCCGGCTGGACCTGCTCGCGCCCGCCGACCGGGAGCTGATCGGCGACGACGTCGCCGACGCCTACCCGCTGTCGGCGCTGCAGGCGGGGATGCTCTACCACAGCGAGGCCGCCGACTCCGAGCAGATCTACCACAACGTCGCCACCTACCACCTGCGCGCGGAGTACTCCGAGGCCGCGTGGCGGGAGGCCGTCCGGACCGCCATCGCCCGGCACGAGGTGCTGCGGACGTCGTTCGCGGTGGCCGGGTTCGGCGAACCCGTGCAGCTCGTGCACGCCGACGTGCCCACCCCGCTGACGTTCGAGGACCTGCGCGGCGAGGCGGACGTGGCGGCGGCCGTCACCCGGCGGTTCCGCGCCGAGCGGGCCCGGCCGTTCGACTGGACCCGGCCGCCGCTGATCCGCTTCCACGTCCAGCGCCGCGCCGACGACGAGGTCCAGCTGTGGATCGTGGAGCACCACGCGATCGTGGACGGCTGGAGCGGCCGGTCCCTGTTCGCCGAACTGCTCACCCTCTACGTGCGCGCGCTGGGCCACGACCGCGAGGTGCCGCCGGCCCCGAAGGCCCGGTTCCGCACGTTCATCGCCCTCGAACGCGCCGCGCTCGCCGACGACGCGCAGCGGGCGTTCTGGACCGACCTGCTGCACGACGTCACGGCGAGCGCGCTGCCGCTGGGCGGGCCGCCGACCGCCGAGCCGGACATGGCGATGACCGAGTTCACCGTGCCGGCGGAGGTCGGCGCCGGCCTGCTCGCGCTGGCCAACCGGCTCAGGGTGTCGGTGCGCGTGGTGCTGCTGGCCGCGCACCTGCGCGTGGTGTCGCTGCTGTCGGGCCGGGACGACGTGGTGACCGGCGTCGTCTACAACGGCCGCAGCGAGGAGACCGACGGCGACCGGGTGCTGGGCCTGTTCCTCAACACCGTGCCGTTCCGGCTGCGGCTGGACGACGGCACGTGGGCCGACCTGGTGCGGCAGGTGTCGGACGCGGACGTGGCGATCCAGCCGAACCGCCGCTTCCCGCTGGCCGAGCTGCAACGCGCGCACGGCGGCGAGCCGCTGTTCGAGACGTTCTTCAACTACACGCACTTCCACGTCTCGCGCGACCAGCCGTCCGGCGACGTGCTGGAGCTGCTGGACGAGGACAGCGTGGTGCCGACCAACTTCCCGTTCGGCGCCGAGTTCTTCCGCGACGCGGAGACCGGTGAGGTCGCCATCGGCCTGCGGCACGACCGGACCCGGCTGGACGCCGAGCAGGTCGAACGCGCCCGCGACTACTACCTGGCCGCGCTGCGCGCCCTCGTCGCCGACCCCGACGCGACGCACGCCGACGCGGAGCTGAGGCCGGAGCGCGAACGGGCGCTGCTGGCAGCGTGGAACGACACCGACCGGCACTACCCGCAGCCGCACCTGCTGCACGCCCTGACCGACGGCGACCCGGACGCGCCCGCGGTGCGCTACGGCGACACCGCGCTGACCTACCGGGAGTTCGACGCGCGCGCCAACCGGCTCGCGCACCGGCTGGTCGAGCTGGGCGTCGGCCCCGGCACGTTCGTCGGCGTGAGCGCCAGGCGGTCGGTGGAGCTGGTCGTCGCGCTGCACGCGGTCGTCCGCGCGGGCGGCGCGTACCTGCCGCTGGACCCGGACAACCCCCGGGCGCGCACCGAGGAGATGGTCGCCCAGGCGCGACCGGTCGTGCTGCTGGCCGACTGGGACCTGCCCGGCGCGCACCGGCTCGACCTCGCCGCCGGCTACCCGGACACCCCGCCCGCGACGGCGGTGACGCCCGACGACCCGGCCTACCTGATCTTCACGTCCGGCTCGACCGGCCGCCCCAAGGGCGTCGTGGTCCCGCACCGCGCCATCGCCAACCGGCTGCTGTGGATGCAGGACGAGTACCCGATCGGGCCGGACGACCGCGTGCTGCAGAAGACGCCGTACTCGTTCGACGTGTCGGTCTGGGAGTTCTTCTGGCCGCTGATGACCGGCGCCTGCCTGGTCGTCGCACGCCCGGACGGCCACCGCGACCCGGCCTACCTGACCGGGTTGATCCGGGAGGCCGGGGTGACGGTGCTGCACTTCGTGCCGTCGATGCTGCGCGCGTTCCTGGACGACGACGGCGTGCCCGCGTGCACGTCCCTGCGGCGGGTGTTCGCCAGCGGCGAGGCGTTGCCGCACGACCTGCAGCAGCGGTTCCTCGCCGCCCACCCGGCCGAGCTGGTCAACCTGTACGGGCCGACCGAGGCCGCGGTGGACGTCAGCCACTGGCGGTGCCGCGACGACGGGCGCCCGGTCGTGCCGATCGGCAGGCCCATCGCCAACGTCCGGCTGCACGTGCTGGACGCCCGCCGCCGCCCGGTCCCGATCGGCGTGGCCGGGGAGCTGCACATCGGCGGCGTCGGCCTGGCCGACGGCTACGTGGGCCGGCCCGACCTGACCGCCGAGCGGTTCGCGGGCGGGCTGTACCGGACCGGCGACCTGGCCCGGCGCCTGCCCGGCGGCGAGCTGGAGTACCTGGGCCGGGTGGACGACCAGGTCAAGGTGCGCGGGTTCCGGGTGGAGCCGACCGAGGTGGAGGCGGTGCTGGGCGGGCACGACGGCGTGCGGGAGTGCGCGGTGGTGGCCCGGGACGGCGCGCTGGCCGCGTTCTTCGTCGGCGACGCCGACCCCGCCGGGCTGCGGGCGTTCCTGCTGGACCGGCTGCCCGAGCACATGGTGCCGCAGCTGTGGCAGGCGGTGGACGCGATCCCGCTGTCCCGCAACGGCAAGGTGGACCGCAAGGCGCTGGCCGCCGTCGAGGTGCGGCGCGACCGGACCTCCGCCGGGCCCGCGACCGAGGCCGAACGCGTGCTGCTGGACGTGTGGCGGGAAGTGCTCGGCATCGAGGAGGTGGGCGTGCTGGACACGTTCGCCGAACTCGGCGGGCACTCGCTGAAGGCGTTGCGGCTGCTCACCGCGGTGCGCAAGCGGTTCGGCCGGGCGCTGCCGGTGACCGAGCTGCTGGACGGCGGCACGGTCCGCTCGATCGCGGCGCTGCTCACCGGCGACGACGCGGCCGTGGAGGACCGGCCGCGGCTGCGGGTGCTGCGCGCGGGCGGCGACGGCACGCCCGTGGTGCTGGTGCACCCGGCGGGCGGGACCCTGCTCGCCTACCGGGCGCTGGTCGAGGCGGTCGACCCGGGGCGCCCGGTGCACGGCGTCTCGGCGGCGGCCCGGCCCGCGCCGACCGTCGGCGAGACCGCGGACGCCTACCTCGACCTGCTGCGCGGGTTCCCCCGGTACCACCTGGCCGGCTGGTCGTTCGGCGCGGTCGTGGCGCACGAGATGGCGGTCCGCGCGCCGGACCGCACGGCGTCGCTGACCATGGTCGACCCGTCCTACCCGGGCCAGTACGACACCGACGGCGCCGACCTCGCCGAGCAGCTGCGCTTCGAACTCGGCGACGAGCACGTCCAGGACGCCGCCGCGCTGCTGGCCGTGTTCGAGGCCAACGTGCGCGCCCACGCCCGGCACCGGCCGGGGCGGCACGGCGGTGACGCGGTGTTCGTCCAGGGCGAGGAGAACCGGGAGCACGACAGCGCGGGGCGGTGGGCCGGGCACGTCGCCGGCCGGTTCGACGTGCACGACCTGCCCGCCGACCACTTCGCGCTGGTGCGGCCACCGCACGCGGCGGCGGTCGCGGCGCTGCTCGACCTCGACCCGGACCGGGGAGGCCGCGCGTGA
- a CDS encoding kinase, whose product MTRTGHGRAFGTFGELLQGALPEDERDFLVTLPITEYSTARFELTGEHDPVVVSPPNKEKSRLLVERMLDAGGHRGGGVLDLSGRLPEGKGLASSSADLVATARAVAAALDQPLDAVAIEAFLRHIEPTDGVMHDGIVAFYHREVRLRERLGCLPVLTIVGVDEGGQVDTVRHNRVPKPYTDRDRQEYAELLVALTDAVREHDLAAVGAVSTRSAELSTKVRPRPLLAALRRIGDEVDALGLVIAHSGTVIGVLIADGDPAREDKVRFVVEECRGLSGAVSVHTSLCVGTTCAPQRVRA is encoded by the coding sequence GTGACCCGCACCGGCCACGGCCGCGCGTTCGGCACGTTCGGCGAACTCCTCCAGGGCGCGCTGCCGGAGGACGAGCGCGACTTCCTCGTCACCCTGCCCATCACCGAGTACTCGACCGCGCGGTTCGAGCTGACCGGCGAGCACGACCCGGTGGTGGTGTCGCCGCCGAACAAGGAGAAGTCCCGGCTGCTGGTCGAGCGGATGCTCGACGCGGGCGGCCACCGGGGCGGCGGGGTGCTGGACCTGTCCGGCAGGCTGCCCGAGGGCAAGGGCCTGGCCAGCTCGTCGGCCGACCTGGTGGCCACCGCGCGCGCCGTCGCCGCCGCGCTGGACCAGCCGCTCGACGCGGTGGCGATCGAGGCGTTCCTGCGGCACATCGAGCCGACCGACGGCGTCATGCACGACGGGATCGTGGCGTTCTACCACCGCGAGGTGCGGTTGCGGGAGCGGCTGGGCTGCCTGCCGGTGCTGACGATCGTCGGCGTCGACGAGGGCGGCCAGGTCGACACCGTGCGGCACAACCGGGTGCCCAAGCCCTACACCGACCGGGACCGGCAGGAGTACGCCGAGCTGCTGGTCGCGTTGACCGACGCGGTCCGGGAGCACGACCTGGCGGCCGTCGGCGCGGTGTCCACGCGCAGCGCGGAGCTGAGCACGAAGGTCCGGCCCCGGCCGCTGCTGGCGGCGTTGCGGCGGATCGGCGACGAGGTGGACGCGCTCGGTCTGGTGATCGCGCACAGCGGGACGGTGATCGGCGTGCTGATCGCCGACGGCGACCCGGCCAGGGAGGACAAGGTGCGGTTCGTGGTGGAGGAGTGCCGGGGGCTGTCCGGCGCGGTGTCGGTGCACACCTCGCTGTGCGTGGGGACGACGTGCGCGCCGCAGCGGGTGCGTGCCTGA
- a CDS encoding amino acid adenylation domain-containing protein, whose protein sequence is MRTIPALFARQVAAVPQRTAVTGTGRRFSYTGLDDASARLAHALRERGVRRGQAVAVHLERSPLVAVALLGIVRAGGCYLALDPNDPPERRAALLADAGASVVLTEADVLVDGPRGEDVEVGPEDLAYIAYTSGSTGTPKGVCVPHRAVARLVHEPDFVTLAATDVVLHHAPVAFDASTLEVWGALLNGARLAVAPPGDLAPAEVADFVRAEGVTVAWLTAGLFHQVLDTAPADLKGVRQLLAGGDVLSPSHVDKAVALLPDTVLTNGYGPTENTTFTCCHAVRGPLTTATVPIGTPIRGGAAHLLDDDLRPVPDGEVGELYAAGDGLAHGYLNRPALTAERFLPDPATPGGRMYRTGDLARRLPDGAFEFVGRADAQVKLRGFRVEPGEVETALAAHPDVLDAAVVPQPDRAGGRRLAAFYTTEGPVSVADLRRALAAALPRYMVPATFTRLPALPLTANGKVDRAALAATPVRERPDLDTDYRAPVSEVELWLARLWADVLEVDEVGVDDDFFELGGHSLLATVITTEIANERGTFVRARTFYENPTIAELAEHLDTAHPGTRNDAGGPR, encoded by the coding sequence ATGCGGACGATCCCGGCGCTGTTCGCGCGCCAAGTCGCGGCCGTGCCGCAGCGGACCGCTGTGACCGGCACCGGGCGGCGGTTCTCCTACACCGGGCTGGACGACGCGTCCGCCCGGCTCGCCCACGCCCTGCGCGAGCGCGGTGTCCGGCGCGGCCAGGCGGTGGCCGTCCACCTGGAACGGTCGCCGCTCGTCGCCGTGGCCCTCCTGGGCATCGTGCGCGCCGGCGGGTGCTACCTCGCGCTGGACCCGAACGACCCGCCGGAACGCCGGGCCGCCCTGCTCGCCGACGCGGGCGCCTCCGTCGTGCTGACCGAGGCCGACGTCCTGGTCGACGGGCCGCGCGGCGAGGACGTCGAGGTCGGCCCCGAGGACCTGGCCTACATCGCCTACACCTCCGGCTCCACCGGCACGCCCAAGGGCGTCTGCGTGCCCCACCGCGCCGTGGCCCGGCTGGTGCACGAGCCCGACTTCGTCACCCTCGCCGCCACCGACGTGGTCCTGCACCACGCCCCGGTCGCCTTCGACGCCTCCACCCTGGAGGTCTGGGGTGCCCTGCTCAACGGCGCCCGCCTGGCCGTCGCGCCGCCCGGCGACCTGGCCCCCGCCGAGGTGGCCGACTTCGTGCGCGCCGAGGGCGTCACCGTGGCCTGGCTGACCGCCGGCCTGTTCCACCAGGTCCTCGACACCGCGCCGGCCGACCTCAAGGGCGTGCGACAACTCCTGGCGGGCGGCGACGTGCTGTCACCGTCCCACGTGGACAAAGCGGTCGCGCTGCTGCCGGACACCGTCCTCACCAACGGGTACGGGCCGACCGAGAACACCACGTTCACCTGCTGCCACGCCGTCCGCGGCCCGCTCACCACGGCGACCGTGCCGATCGGCACGCCCATCCGCGGCGGCGCGGCGCACCTGCTCGACGACGACCTGCGACCCGTCCCGGACGGCGAGGTCGGCGAGCTGTACGCGGCGGGCGACGGCCTGGCGCACGGCTACCTGAACCGGCCCGCGCTGACCGCCGAGCGGTTCCTGCCCGACCCCGCCACGCCCGGCGGCCGCATGTACCGCACGGGCGACCTCGCCCGCAGGCTGCCCGACGGCGCGTTCGAGTTCGTCGGCCGCGCGGACGCGCAGGTGAAGCTGCGCGGGTTCCGGGTGGAGCCCGGCGAGGTGGAGACCGCGCTCGCCGCGCACCCCGACGTGCTGGACGCCGCGGTGGTCCCGCAGCCCGACCGGGCGGGCGGCAGGCGGCTGGCCGCGTTCTACACCACCGAGGGCCCGGTGTCCGTCGCCGACCTGCGCCGCGCCCTCGCCGCCGCGCTGCCCCGGTACATGGTGCCCGCCACGTTCACCAGGCTGCCCGCGCTGCCGCTGACCGCCAACGGCAAGGTCGACCGCGCCGCGCTGGCCGCCACGCCGGTCCGCGAGCGGCCCGACCTCGACACCGACTACCGGGCGCCCGTCAGCGAGGTGGAGCTGTGGCTGGCCCGGCTGTGGGCCGACGTCCTGGAGGTGGACGAGGTCGGCGTGGACGACGACTTCTTCGAGCTGGGCGGCCACTCGCTGCTGGCCACGGTGATCACCACCGAGATCGCCAACGAGCGCGGCACGTTCGTCCGGGCCCGCACCTTCTACGAGAACCCGACCATCGCCGAGCTCGCCGAACACCTGGACACCGCGCACCCGGGCACGAGGAACGACGCGGGGGGACCCCGATGA
- a CDS encoding cytochrome P450, with product MRLSTPTGDEDVDLDAVDLFDAATYSDGDPHVVWHAMRDRAPVHRQVLPDGRGFVSVTRHADVSAVLRDHTRFTSKRGTLLSILGGVDPAANKMMAASDPPVHTAMREPMSKALSFTALRARHPSVLGVVRRLLAPLAGDEPWDVAEAGAGFPMEFTGALMGLPESDWPELARLTTMAIAPEDPSFGAEAGHGSLVAAHHELFEYFGEQVAGRGERDDLIGFLKAMDVGDRGMRADELVYNCYSLLLGANVTTPHAVAGTVLAFTEHPDEYARLTGREHQTSIAVEEGLRWASPANHFMRYAVVDTELSGQPIRAGEAVVAWLGSANRDERAFADPYRFDVARTPNRHVAFGFGPHYCIGAPLARIALRLLFGEVVRLVERFERAGPVAHLRSNFVAGIRSMPVRAVLRPGAAAELGEGADVVSTTSR from the coding sequence ATGAGGCTCAGCACGCCGACCGGCGACGAGGACGTCGACCTCGACGCGGTGGACCTGTTCGACGCGGCGACCTACTCCGACGGCGACCCGCACGTGGTGTGGCACGCCATGCGCGACCGCGCGCCCGTGCACCGCCAGGTGCTGCCCGACGGGCGGGGGTTCGTGTCCGTGACGCGGCACGCCGACGTGAGCGCCGTGCTGCGCGACCACACCCGGTTCACGTCCAAGCGCGGCACGCTGCTGTCCATCCTCGGCGGCGTCGACCCGGCGGCCAACAAGATGATGGCCGCCAGCGACCCGCCCGTGCACACCGCGATGCGCGAGCCGATGTCCAAGGCGCTGTCGTTCACCGCCCTGCGCGCCCGGCACCCGTCCGTGCTGGGGGTGGTGCGGCGGTTGCTCGCGCCGCTCGCCGGTGACGAGCCGTGGGACGTGGCCGAGGCGGGCGCCGGGTTCCCGATGGAGTTCACCGGCGCGCTGATGGGCCTGCCCGAGTCGGACTGGCCGGAACTGGCGCGGCTGACCACGATGGCCATCGCGCCGGAGGACCCGTCGTTCGGCGCGGAGGCCGGGCACGGCTCGCTGGTCGCCGCGCACCACGAGCTGTTCGAGTACTTCGGCGAGCAGGTCGCCGGTCGCGGGGAGCGCGACGACCTGATCGGGTTCCTCAAGGCGATGGACGTCGGCGACCGCGGCATGCGCGCCGACGAGCTGGTCTACAACTGCTACAGCCTGCTGCTCGGCGCGAACGTCACCACGCCGCACGCCGTGGCCGGGACCGTGCTGGCGTTCACCGAGCACCCCGACGAGTACGCCCGGCTGACCGGCCGCGAGCACCAGACGTCGATCGCGGTGGAGGAGGGGCTGCGCTGGGCCTCGCCCGCCAACCACTTCATGCGCTACGCCGTGGTCGACACCGAGCTGAGCGGGCAGCCGATCCGGGCGGGCGAGGCCGTGGTGGCGTGGCTGGGGTCGGCCAACCGCGACGAGCGGGCGTTCGCCGACCCGTACCGGTTCGACGTCGCGCGGACGCCGAACCGCCACGTGGCGTTCGGGTTCGGCCCGCACTACTGCATCGGCGCGCCGCTCGCGCGCATCGCGCTGCGCCTGCTGTTCGGCGAGGTCGTGCGGCTGGTCGAGCGGTTCGAGCGGGCCGGTCCGGTGGCGCACTTGAGGTCCAACTTCGTGGCGGGCATCCGGAGCATGCCGGTGCGCGCCGTCCTGCGGCCCGGCGCCGCGGCCGAACTGGGGGAAGGTGCCGATGTCGTCTCCACCACGTCGAGGTAG
- a CDS encoding thioesterase II family protein: MLRRPDPDAAARLFVFPYSGLGASMYARWPARVGAMEVCAVQPPGRENRIREPHYGGYADLAEAAVPHLLPYLDRPFAFFGHCGGALAAFATAVRLWETGGPAPSVLFMSSQVAPHDGPYGRFLSMSDAELGVELAGLTRAMGGDPDPDMIDLGLGVLRADITANQRYRLDEPIALPTAVCALGWTDDVEIRPEQMGGWREYAPDGRFSAPVLAGGHHAFLAAPEHLVAELDQTMTEALAA; the protein is encoded by the coding sequence TTGCTGCGGCGACCCGACCCGGACGCCGCCGCCCGCCTGTTCGTGTTCCCCTACTCGGGGCTGGGCGCGTCGATGTACGCCCGGTGGCCGGCGCGGGTCGGCGCGATGGAGGTCTGCGCCGTGCAGCCGCCCGGCCGGGAGAACCGCATCCGCGAGCCCCACTACGGCGGTTACGCCGACCTGGCCGAGGCCGCCGTGCCGCATCTCCTGCCCTACCTGGACCGGCCGTTCGCGTTCTTCGGGCACTGCGGCGGCGCGCTGGCCGCGTTCGCCACGGCCGTGCGGCTGTGGGAGACCGGGGGACCGGCGCCCTCCGTGCTGTTCATGTCGTCCCAGGTCGCGCCGCACGACGGCCCGTACGGCCGGTTCCTGTCCATGTCGGACGCCGAGCTGGGCGTGGAGCTGGCCGGGCTGACCCGGGCGATGGGCGGCGACCCGGACCCCGACATGATCGACCTGGGGCTGGGCGTGCTGCGCGCCGACATCACCGCGAACCAGCGCTACCGGCTGGACGAGCCGATCGCGCTGCCGACCGCGGTGTGCGCACTGGGGTGGACCGACGACGTCGAGATCCGGCCGGAGCAGATGGGCGGCTGGCGCGAGTACGCGCCGGACGGCCGGTTCTCCGCGCCCGTGCTGGCCGGCGGGCACCACGCGTTCCTCGCCGCGCCGGAGCACCTGGTGGCCGAGCTGGACCAGACCATGACCGAGGCACTCGCCGCATGA